GCAAAAGCGGTAGAGGAGAAGCTGGACGAGGAATTACATGCTCTAGAGCGGCTAGATCTTGATGATTTGGAGGTATTGAGAGAACAGAGGTTGAAGCAGATGAAGAAAATGGCGGAGAAAcggagccgttggatttctctcGGACACGGTGAATACTCTGAGATCCCTACTGAGAAGGAATTTTTCTCTGTTGTTAAGGCTAGTGACCGCGTTGTCTGCCATTTCTACCGTGACAATTGGCCTTGCAAGGTATACGAGTTTAATTCTACTTGCATCAGCATACATTTTCAGCTTTCACATATATAttacctctttattgttgagacaactcaataaataaataaaatcgtGTTTGAACTTCAACCTGGTACCAGAGGAGACAGAGGTGTTGGGTTCAAATCTCACCATCACACATTaattaacaaacaaacaaaaaaaagaactTCCCGTGCTTGGCCCATTAaccgaaaaaaagaaaagaatcagGCCCCTGCGTAAGGGGCGTGGTGACAGATAATTAacaaataaaagcatgttttctCTTAAAAGCTTAAGCTTCACATGCTTCAAGACTTATAAATTTCTCTTAGACATAGTTATGCAATTTAACTCTTTGCTGTTCGTAGATAACATCTCATGTAACATATGGCGTTGCAGCtctcattatctttggggagttAATGTGGATGCTTCTCTAGTTGCTGCTTCATTGGAGATTAGCCTTAATGGAGTTTTGTTGTCTTAAAAATCTCATCCAATTGTTCTTATTTAACTCCTTATAATTGCATTGTAATTGTTTCTTTGACTGTGATGTTTATTTTGTTGTTGCCTGGTAGAACTTATTTGCGCTGATGGATGATAATTGTTAGGTTCAAGTGGTCCACTTAAAAGTTAGGACTCTTTCTTGATCTGCAAACCAACAAGCATAATGTCACTAATAATAGTTGCTTCTAACCACTGAAGCCAATTGTATCAAAAATCTTTTAGAAGTTCTTGTGAACATatattactccctctgttccagtttatgtgaacctatttcctttttggtctgttccaaaaagaatgaaccctttctaaatttggtaacaatgtagcttaaagttacaactctacccttaataAGAAGCgtttataaccatacaaataccctgggccccatttggacttgtttaggaccacaaattccaaaagtcttcatttttttcttaaactccgtgcccagtcaaacagattcacataaattggaacggagggagtatatccTTCTAACATAGTAGAAATCCCGAGTAGGGTTGAGGAGAGGGTCATtgaagagagggagagagagggaCATAATAGGAGACGGAGGGAGAGGAAAGGAGAGTGTGGTGGGAAGTGGAATGAATTTTCAAGAGGAGCGTGGAAAAGGAGTAGGAGGTAGTGGATGTAGGAGAGAGAAGAGAAGTGAAGCCATTCAAGCTTAACACTGAAGTGTAAAATTAGAGTTAGTTCTGACGCCAATTTTTGAAGTATAAGGACTAAAAATATTTGGAGGGCTAATACAGACTTGGTTTGTCTTTTTGTACCCTCTTTGGGTAAGTGCGAAGACTGAGTTAGTTGCAAAGTGAAGGGTGTTAGATGCCATTCCCTCAAATGGTGGTATACCGTTTCTGAAGATCCTTCTCCTTATCTTTATTTATGTGGGATGAAAATGATCCCATTTTCAAGGCAAGATTATCATAGTTCTAATCCCATCTTACGATTTATCAACATAACCTACGTGTATATTCATTGTTTGAATCTAGCATAAAGCGAAGCTGGCCTATCTCTGAATATATGTCTCGCCTTATTGGGAAATCCTTATCCGAGAGTTTAAGTTCAGTTACTTTGGTGGCTAAGTTAGCTGAAATCACTAGTTACTTGTGGTTAATGAATGTGCTATTTCCTTCATAATTAATCATCTAAGCATCGCAGGCATCTGACATGTTGGTCCACTACTGAAGTCTTCTGTTTGTTTTGGTGTTTTCTACCTCCTTTGTTATGTCTTGTTTGTTGACATTTTGCGTTTAAACTAGTCCAGATGTATTCCTTTGTTGGAGTTCACTGCATGTGCATGATTTGCTTTCCTCCTTGAGCTCTATCTAGGTCTATAATATGAATCAAGCCTTAATCACTTGAAGTTACTTTTTGGCTTCTCTGTCCTCTCTCCTCCTTAGGTTGATCAGTACTTTCTGAAAGGAATTCTAATTTTGCATATAAAGTGAGATGTTTTATATTGGGCTCTTATTTTAGGAACATAGAAAAGAAGAAGCTCAGCTAAGTTTATGTTTTTGTCACCCTGAGAATTAGGTTTAGGTAACAATAATCCATGCAGCTTCATTGCAGGTGATGGACAAGCATTTGAGCATACTGGCAAAGCAGCATATAGAGACACGTTTTGTGAAAATCCATGCTGAGAAAAGTCCATACTTAGCGGAGAAGCTCAGAGTTGTTGTTCTTCCCACCCTTGCCCTCGTGAAGAATGCTAAAGTGGAGGATTACGTGGTATGTTTAGGTTCAGATAACATGAGCTACTCGTGATCTATTAGTTATTTTTGTCAGCCGTCATTTTGCTAACATCCTTTAATGAAAATGTGCCATGATTTTACTCCATTGGCACTATAGGTTGGATTCGACGAGCTTGGTCACACCGATGAATTTAGCACAGAGGAATTGGAAGAGAGGTTAGCTAAAGCTGAAGTTATCATTTTTGAGGGTGAATCATCTAAACTTAAATCCAAAGCTCCATCTAAGAGTGTCAGGCAGAGTGCAAATCTCGACTCGTCTGATTCAGAGTAAACTTAGACTGGAGACTTATCTGTCCATTGTACTACTACCATATAGTCAGTTTTGAAGACTTATGTATTGAGGAAGTGGGAATGCATATGTTTTGCGTCTCCTGAAGTATCCTTCAGCAAATTAGACGAAAAATTAACTTTGAGAGTTCCTGTAAATGTAAAACCTTTGGTTTCATCTTGGTGGAATGGAGATTACAATTCAGATAATGAACAAGTGCAGTAACTTATCACCGTAACAAAGAGTTTTGCGCATTTGGTTTATTTCTAACTTATAAAAAAAGTGTTTGTTGCTCTTTTTGATAGTTTGAACTTGTATATTAGCTAATAATCAAACATTGCTCTCGGCAAACTAGATACTTGGACTAAAAATCAATCAAGGATTTCACATATCACACAAACCTGGAGCTTGGCTTCTGCTTTCGGTGTAGAGTAAGATGTAGGCATTGCCTACTAGAGTGTTTTTAAATGTAATAGAGTTGATAATTTAATCTAACCCATAGCTAGTTCATTCAATTAGATATCAGGGTGTTATAGAAGGAAATGTCAATGAAAATTAACATGAAATGGCAAAAAGAAGACAAAAGGCAAAAGCATTGTACAAAGGACATAGAAAGTGAAGGATTGAATGCAAGCTCGTGGTTACACATTGCTTGGCTCAATAGTCATTAACATTCAAATTCGAAAGACATAGTAAAGCTATCACCGTACCCTTATGATGACGGCCTTAACCAAAGTGAAATTTTTGATGGGGAGTTTTACtaggtgaaattcaaaaatagttagATTTA
This sequence is a window from Nicotiana sylvestris chromosome 3, ASM39365v2, whole genome shotgun sequence. Protein-coding genes within it:
- the LOC104226097 gene encoding thioredoxin domain-containing protein 9 homolog translates to MDRSMVQEIVEKQVLTVAKAVEEKLDEELHALERLDLDDLEVLREQRLKQMKKMAEKRSRWISLGHGEYSEIPTEKEFFSVVKASDRVVCHFYRDNWPCKVMDKHLSILAKQHIETRFVKIHAEKSPYLAEKLRVVVLPTLALVKNAKVEDYVVGFDELGHTDEFSTEELEERLAKAEVIIFEGESSKLKSKAPSKSVRQSANLDSSDSE